The Vibrio quintilis DNA window CTGTCCAGTGAGTCGAGTACACACCGCTATCAATCGCCATATCTTCCTGCGCAAATATTTTTTCTGCCGGTACCACCCGAACTCTTTCATCATAGGAGCGTTCAAACGTATGTAACTGACCATTAGTATGAATAACACCTTTGGACCCGGTAAACATCAACGGCACCATACAACCCGTTCCGGAGTTAGCAATGAAGTAATCAATACTTTTTGAGTAGCTGATTTTTTCTTTGTAGTCCTTACCAATCAAATTGATTAACGTGACTCCTTCAACCCCGGAAAGATGCGAGGCAATTGACTCAAATACAGCCATATCCCGGTTAATATTTTTGGGTGTATCAGCACTTCCACCACTGAAACTGGTCCATCCATCAATGATAACGGTAATAGAACGATAATGATTGAGAAGCTGCCGGACAATATGACAATAACCTTCCGTTTGTTCAAGCCAGGAACGCTTCTGAGCTGTAATACCAAACCAGAGAGAAAGCTCAGAATTCAGCGCTTTAGGCTCTGAATCATTTCGAAGGAATGTATGCATTTGTTCAGCATATTGATCATCATATTTGCTATTTAACAAGCCACCCAAAGTACAGGGGAAAAGATAGCAACCGCCAGCCAGAGCAGGTTTTAATGCTTTCCCTTCAGGTAGCCCGGCGTAAAAACAATTCTCATCTGTAAATGAATACCCGGAAACAGGTCCAAACTCATTCAGATAAAAATAGTTCACAAATTGATCGTACATGTAGTGATAAGGGCGTACCTGAGAGAAGAGCAATCCATGAAGTTTAGTATTGCCGCAATCCGGATCAATCTGGAATTCGCCCTTTTGAATCAAATTGAACACATCGGAAATCTCACCGGCATTTAACGGGTTTACAACTTCCTGCTCACAAATATAGCCATTCACCAGATCATAAATCTGAATCATATACCATGGGTTTTTCTTCTCTTGATCAGAAAAAAGAATGACATTGGCCTTACCGTAGCGTTGACTTTGACGACAGTAAGTGGCCATCTCTTTGCGGGGATGTTTTAGGATGAGCGTTTCATTTTTGACAGCCTCAAACAAAAACCGGGCAGCTTCCTGTCGGTCGAAAGCTATCAAATCATCAATATGATACATAGTGGCACCTTTACTAAAAGCACTCAGAACAGATTAAAATCAACCCCTGAACTGAGACTCTGAGTTCATTCTATCGATAACGGCCTGTACATCATCGGGGACATCGACTGCCAGAGAACCGGCTTCAACTTCAACCATATCCACCTGAAAATCAGACTCTAAAAAGCGCAGAATCTCTATATCTTCAACTTCTTCGTGCTTTGTTTTTGCCGCATTGCTATAAAAGAACGCCAGTTGTTTCTTTGAGAATGCATAGATACAGACCTGTTTATACCCGAAAGAGTACTCACCATATTTGGTCAGAGGAATTCCTGAACGACTCATATAAAGTAATTTGCCGGAGGTTGAAAATGTCACTTTAGGCACAGTGAAAGAACGGAATTCTTCTTCTGAAGTAATAGCGCACATTGCATTGGTTACATTGCCGGTCTTTTGAAAGACTGAAATTACTTTTTTAATATCATCAGGATTGATCAGCGGCTCATCCCCCTGAACATTGACAATAAAGTCCTTATCGAGTGCTTGATTCGCTTCCGCCAGTCTGTCTGTACCGGTCAAACACTCCGAACTGGTCATCACAACCTGTCCACCAAAACTCTCCACAACGTCCTGAATCCCTTCATCATCCGTCGCTACATAAACCAATTCAGGACCAACTGCTTTACAACAACGCTCCCAAACATGTTGAATCATAGGCTTACCACATATATCGACTAAAGGTTTACCCGGAAAACGGCTGGATTTAAAGCGTGCAGGTATAACAACAGCAAAGCTTTGAGTACTATTCATTTTAATATCACTTCTGAAAAATCATGAATGGCAGGAAACTGATGTGAAGCACATAAGCCCAGCATTTTTTCCTGAACATTGGAATAAGGAGAATAAAAAATAAAATCAATCTGATTTGATAAAGAAGCTTTCAGGTCTGATTCTGCATCACCAAACATAACACAACAACCGTTGTTTTCACTTTCGATGATAGCGCTGATTATTTCACTTTTGGGTTGAGGAGAGCCAAATATCCCATGAAAGTATTCAGAAATTCCTCTTTGCTCAAAAATATCTCTTAGCTCTTGCTGCTCTGAACCACTTGCAACATATTTGCGCCCTTTAAGCTGGTTCAAAAAGTTCATAAATCCAGGCGTAAACTCAGCTTCCAGGTATAGTTTTTTACACAATGCTGAATAGTTGACGAGTATTTTTTCTTTCGTGATTTCAATTTCAGAGTCAGGCACCGGCAATAAATCCCGCACAAAATAATCGACATGATGAAAGCGTGATTTGCCAAAGTTTTTACTGAAATAATCCAGACACCCGGTAATTATCTCATTATCGGAAAACAACGTAGATAACGCTGTTTTCATCGCTTCTATTTTTAACTGGTTTGAATCAAAAATCACACCATCGCAATCAAATATATAGAAATCATAGTCAGATAGATGGCGCATATACAGAACCTTTACTTATCGGGTATGACGTTGGTGTGATAGCGACCACCGGTTGGCTGTTATCATGTGCATCATATAAATTCACCAACTCAACCATTTCCTGCTGCCTGATATCGTTTTTCTGATAACCATCAAATCCGGCAACGGTAATATTTTTCACTTCTGATTCAAGCAACACACCAAGAATATAAGCCGTTGTCAGATCAAAAGGCACCGTGACATAAGAGCCATTTACAGCAAATTTTCCTTTCGAAATCTCAATGCCATAATCAATCAGTTCTATGCCATCAAACTCTTTCAGTTCAGTATCATTAAAACGGCACTTTGGTAAAATAACCGGTTTATTGAGTTGCTTGTATTTTCCGGAATCAGATAAAAATTTAGAGTTATGGGAAATGACATAATAATCGATCAATTCCGCTGATATATGCGTGGTAATGTTTATTGAAATGACAACCGGCTTGACCCGCTGGATATAAAGCTCTATTGCTGAAGCGTATTTTTTGGTACCGGGTGCATTTGTCACAATGAGTATCTGTTTTCCATCAAACAAATGACTTGTTTCCGTCGTTCCGGAAACTTTGGTGTTATTAGAGTCTGAAAAATTAAGTGCTGTATCCAAAACTGCGCCGTTGTATGAAGTACTGCCTTTTAGCTGGCTCAGATAATCTATCGCACCAATGATTTCATCCGTACCATAATGCGTACTGGAAAGCAGGTTTTGAATATACGTAGGATGAACATCATTTTGGGCACCAAGAAAATACAGCAGGCTACTTCCCCATCCATATTCTTTTTGCATCGGTTCAAAATATCGGATGACCAACTCATAGAGCGGTTTAGGGTTATATTGGGGATTAGTTTTATTCAGAACGGTCAAAAGATATTCTGTTTGAGTATTGCCGGCTCCTCTTCCCATCCCGGTAATGGTTGCATCCAGCCAGCTGACACCAGA harbors:
- a CDS encoding HAD family hydrolase, with the translated sequence MRHLSDYDFYIFDCDGVIFDSNQLKIEAMKTALSTLFSDNEIITGCLDYFSKNFGKSRFHHVDYFVRDLLPVPDSEIEITKEKILVNYSALCKKLYLEAEFTPGFMNFLNQLKGRKYVASGSEQQELRDIFEQRGISEYFHGIFGSPQPKSEIISAIIESENNGCCVMFGDAESDLKASLSNQIDFIFYSPYSNVQEKMLGLCASHQFPAIHDFSEVILK
- the kdsB gene encoding 3-deoxy-manno-octulosonate cytidylyltransferase; the encoded protein is MNSTQSFAVVIPARFKSSRFPGKPLVDICGKPMIQHVWERCCKAVGPELVYVATDDEGIQDVVESFGGQVVMTSSECLTGTDRLAEANQALDKDFIVNVQGDEPLINPDDIKKVISVFQKTGNVTNAMCAITSEEEFRSFTVPKVTFSTSGKLLYMSRSGIPLTKYGEYSFGYKQVCIYAFSKKQLAFFYSNAAKTKHEEVEDIEILRFLESDFQVDMVEVEAGSLAVDVPDDVQAVIDRMNSESQFRG
- a CDS encoding aldolase catalytic domain-containing protein produces the protein MNILDCTLRDGGYYNDWDFDSDVVEQYLTRIAESRIDYVELGLRNFPKQGFLGAFAYTTEDFLNSLELPDGPVYGVMVDAKTILESGFDISEAVDLLFSPASESKVSLVRVAAHFHEVETSGPIVARLKELGYTVGFNLMQAGGKADDVISDKALQINQWQGVDVLYFADSLGNMDADEVVRIVKAIRRHWQGEMGIHTHNNMGKGLDNTLAALKSGVSWLDATITGMGRGAGNTQTEYLLTVLNKTNPQYNPKPLYELVIRYFEPMQKEYGWGSSLLYFLGAQNDVHPTYIQNLLSSTHYGTDEIIGAIDYLSQLKGSTSYNGAVLDTALNFSDSNNTKVSGTTETSHLFDGKQILIVTNAPGTKKYASAIELYIQRVKPVVISINITTHISAELIDYYVISHNSKFLSDSGKYKQLNKPVILPKCRFNDTELKEFDGIELIDYGIEISKGKFAVNGSYVTVPFDLTTAYILGVLLESEVKNITVAGFDGYQKNDIRQQEMVELVNLYDAHDNSQPVVAITPTSYPISKGSVYAPSI